A window of the Pseudomonas fluorescens genome harbors these coding sequences:
- a CDS encoding MFS transporter, whose translation MRGETALERLSGTPSTTSQWWVIGLCMLFNVIDGLDVMAMAFTASRVAAEWALNGAQLGLLLSASLVGMALGSLLAAPRADRFGRRPLLLAGLLLSGLGMLLSFWSPDHHVLMFLRLLTGIGTGAVLVGANVLTFEHASPQRRNLAIALQSLAFAMGASLGGMLAHVLNDLMGWRYVFLAGGCITLAAALAGVFWLRESPSFLALEHHAPVASASPDNASRPFSPGQRQRTTSLALALFLLMFCFYFVMSWTPSLLVHNGFTDQQGARIGVLLAFGGMLGALLLGLAANRFGCRRLLSGFLLLNAALLPLMVPASHVPGLAALVAVTLGLMLNGAVAALYVLAPQAFCTSVRTTGVGVVLAMGRLGAIISPVVAGFLLDAGWTAQHLFTFFSVSQVLAALLIWRGTKGR comes from the coding sequence ATGCGTGGGGAAACAGCGCTCGAACGCCTGAGCGGCACGCCATCAACCACTTCGCAGTGGTGGGTGATCGGGTTGTGCATGCTGTTCAACGTGATCGACGGGCTGGACGTCATGGCCATGGCCTTCACCGCCAGCCGGGTTGCGGCGGAGTGGGCGTTGAACGGCGCGCAACTGGGCCTGTTGTTAAGCGCAAGCCTGGTCGGGATGGCGCTCGGTTCGCTGCTCGCCGCGCCCAGGGCCGACCGCTTCGGGCGCAGGCCGTTACTGCTCGCCGGCCTGCTGCTCAGTGGCCTGGGTATGTTGCTGTCGTTCTGGAGTCCGGATCATCACGTGCTGATGTTCCTGCGTCTGCTGACCGGCATCGGCACCGGGGCGGTGCTGGTGGGGGCGAACGTGCTGACGTTCGAACACGCCAGCCCGCAGCGGCGCAATCTGGCCATCGCGTTGCAATCCCTCGCCTTTGCCATGGGCGCGAGTCTGGGCGGAATGCTAGCCCATGTATTGAATGATTTGATGGGCTGGCGGTATGTCTTTCTCGCTGGTGGATGCATCACGCTGGCGGCAGCGTTGGCCGGTGTTTTCTGGCTGCGAGAGTCGCCGTCATTCCTGGCACTTGAACACCACGCGCCTGTCGCTTCAGCGTCGCCTGATAACGCCAGCCGACCATTTTCGCCCGGTCAACGGCAACGGACCACATCGTTGGCGCTGGCACTCTTTCTGCTGATGTTCTGCTTTTACTTCGTCATGAGCTGGACGCCGAGTCTGCTGGTCCACAACGGTTTTACCGATCAGCAAGGCGCCCGGATCGGGGTGTTGCTGGCGTTTGGGGGCATGCTCGGTGCCCTGCTGCTGGGACTGGCGGCCAATCGTTTCGGCTGCCGGCGATTGTTGTCGGGTTTTCTGCTGCTCAACGCAGCACTGCTGCCACTGATGGTGCCGGCCTCGCACGTACCCGGCCTGGCGGCACTCGTGGCCGTCACCCTTGGCCTGATGCTCAATGGTGCAGTGGCCGCCCTGTATGTTCTGGCCCCGCAGGCGTTCTGCACCTCGGTACGTACGACCGGCGTCGGTGTGGTGCTGGCGATGGGGCGTCTGGGGGCGATCATTTCGCCGGTGGTTGCCGGTTTTCTGCTGGACGCCGGATGGACCGCGCAACACCTGTTCACGTTTTTCTCCGTTAGCCAGGTCTTGGCGGCCCTGCTGATCTGGCGTGGCACTAAGGGACGATGA
- a CDS encoding epoxide hydrolase family protein, giving the protein MVALSSGLTWRHCLASSIRGGVLGLAVLAGSSGVWAADPSQAIRPYTIHVDEAKLSDLRKRIADTRWPDKETVSDVSQGVQLAQVEALVKYWGNGYDWRKAEAKLNALPEFVTTIDGVDIQFIHVRSRNPNAMPLILTHGWPGSQFEFLKTIGPLTDPVAYGGKVEDSFDVVIPSIPGHGFSGKPTELGWGPDRVAKAWDVLMKRLGYSHYVSQGGDHGSVISDALGRLAPPGLLGIHLNMPATVPPELVKPINSGDPAPAGLTAPEVTAFNSLSQFFGRNAAYGAMMVTRPQTIGYLLADSPAGTAAWMYEKFAAWTDSDGQPEKVLSRDEMLDDISLYWLTDSGASSSRFYWENNNNNFSAAAQKTADIKVPVAITVFPHEIYRAPKVWSQRAYPSLAYFSEVSKGGHFAAWEQPQLFSEELREAFRPLRADAQKTAAQAVR; this is encoded by the coding sequence ATGGTTGCGCTTTCGTCCGGTCTTACCTGGCGCCATTGCCTGGCGTCATCCATCAGGGGCGGTGTGCTCGGCCTTGCCGTACTCGCGGGCAGCAGCGGCGTCTGGGCTGCGGATCCGTCGCAAGCCATTCGCCCTTACACCATCCATGTGGACGAAGCGAAGTTGAGCGACCTGCGCAAACGCATCGCCGACACCCGCTGGCCGGACAAGGAAACGGTCAGCGACGTGTCTCAGGGTGTGCAACTGGCGCAGGTCGAAGCACTGGTCAAGTACTGGGGCAATGGCTATGACTGGCGCAAGGCCGAAGCGAAGCTCAATGCCTTGCCGGAGTTCGTGACCACCATCGACGGCGTCGACATCCAGTTCATCCATGTGCGTTCGCGCAATCCCAATGCGATGCCGCTGATCCTCACCCACGGCTGGCCGGGTTCGCAGTTCGAATTTCTCAAGACCATCGGCCCGCTGACCGATCCCGTGGCGTACGGCGGCAAGGTCGAGGACTCGTTCGATGTGGTGATCCCGTCGATTCCCGGCCATGGATTTTCCGGCAAACCGACCGAGCTCGGCTGGGGCCCTGACCGGGTGGCGAAGGCCTGGGATGTATTGATGAAGCGTCTGGGCTACAGCCATTACGTGTCCCAGGGCGGCGATCATGGTTCGGTGATTTCCGACGCACTGGGTCGTCTGGCGCCGCCCGGTTTGCTGGGCATCCACCTGAACATGCCGGCCACCGTGCCGCCGGAACTGGTCAAACCGATCAACAGCGGCGACCCGGCCCCGGCCGGGCTGACCGCGCCGGAGGTGACGGCCTTCAATTCGCTCAGCCAGTTCTTCGGCCGCAACGCCGCCTACGGCGCAATGATGGTGACCCGTCCGCAGACCATCGGTTATCTGCTGGCCGACTCGCCCGCCGGCACGGCCGCGTGGATGTATGAAAAATTCGCCGCGTGGACCGACAGTGACGGTCAGCCCGAGAAAGTCCTGAGCCGTGATGAAATGCTCGATGACATCAGCCTCTACTGGCTGACCGACAGCGGGGCGTCGTCCTCCCGTTTCTACTGGGAAAACAACAACAATAACTTCAGCGCCGCTGCGCAGAAGACCGCCGACATCAAGGTGCCGGTGGCGATCACCGTGTTCCCCCACGAAATCTACCGCGCGCCGAAAGTCTGGTCGCAACGCGCCTATCCATCGCTGGCCTACTTCAGCGAAGTCAGCAAGGGCGGTCACTTCGCAGCATGGGAGCAACCGCAACTGTTCAGCGAAGAACTGCGCGAAGCCTTCCGGCCACTGCGTGCTGATGCGCAGAAAACCGCTGCTCAGGCAGTGCGCTAG
- a CDS encoding alpha/beta fold hydrolase — protein MTDSNAVTQSRRVLAVSMLALALGITSAYANAAEVPAGKIDAITAGTNVSFGALKHVKAGLLDVSYAEVGPADGPVVILLHGWPYDIHSYTDVAPALAQKGYRVLIPYARGYGDTRFLSAKTVRNGQPAALAKDLIDFMDALKIKQAVLGGYDWGARTADIVAALWPERVKALVAVSGYLIGSQDAGKTPLPPAAELQWWYQFYFATERGRLGYEKNTHDFAKLIWQLASPKWSFDDATYDRSAAALQNPDHVAVSIFNYRWRLGLIKGEAQYDPLEKKLAAFPSIGVPTITLEGDANGAPHPPAEAYAKRFTGKYEYRLISGGIGHNLPQEAPQAFAQAVIDADHL, from the coding sequence ATGACTGACTCTAACGCTGTAACTCAATCCCGGCGCGTGCTCGCCGTTTCGATGCTGGCGCTTGCGCTGGGCATTACCTCGGCATACGCAAACGCAGCCGAAGTGCCCGCCGGCAAGATCGACGCCATTACCGCCGGCACCAATGTTTCGTTCGGCGCGCTGAAACACGTCAAGGCCGGATTGCTGGACGTGTCCTACGCCGAAGTCGGGCCCGCCGACGGTCCGGTGGTCATCCTGCTGCACGGCTGGCCCTACGACATTCACAGCTACACCGACGTGGCACCGGCACTGGCGCAGAAGGGCTATCGGGTGCTGATTCCTTACGCGCGCGGCTATGGCGACACGCGTTTCCTGTCTGCCAAAACCGTGCGCAACGGACAGCCGGCGGCGCTGGCGAAAGATCTGATCGACTTCATGGACGCCCTGAAGATCAAGCAGGCCGTACTTGGCGGCTACGACTGGGGCGCGCGCACCGCCGACATCGTCGCGGCGCTCTGGCCCGAGCGGGTGAAGGCACTGGTGGCGGTGAGCGGTTACCTGATCGGCAGCCAGGACGCCGGCAAGACGCCGCTGCCGCCGGCTGCAGAGTTGCAGTGGTGGTATCAGTTCTACTTCGCGACCGAGCGCGGCCGTCTGGGTTACGAAAAGAACACCCATGACTTCGCCAAACTGATCTGGCAACTGGCCTCGCCGAAGTGGAGCTTCGACGACGCGACCTACGACCGCAGCGCCGCCGCGTTGCAGAATCCGGATCACGTCGCCGTGTCGATCTTCAACTACCGCTGGCGCCTGGGCCTGATCAAAGGGGAAGCGCAATACGATCCGCTGGAGAAAAAACTGGCGGCATTCCCCTCCATCGGCGTGCCGACCATCACCCTCGAAGGCGACGCCAACGGTGCGCCGCACCCACCGGCCGAGGCCTACGCCAAACGCTTCACCGGCAAATACGAGTATCGGCTGATCAGCGGCGGCATCGGCCACAACCTGCCGCAGGAAGCGCCACAGGCGTTCGCTCAGGCGGTGATCGATGCCGATCATCTCTGA
- a CDS encoding response regulator, whose translation MGTHLLVSVVDDDESVRESLPDLIKEFGFAVQAFASAQAFLASPYLDLTHCLILDVAMPGMSGPDLQRELLRRDYRIPVIFITAHGDASEQAKLLNSGAVECLFKPFSEAQLLKALSAALPLD comes from the coding sequence ATGGGTACGCATTTGCTCGTATCGGTGGTCGATGACGACGAATCGGTTCGTGAATCACTGCCTGACCTGATCAAGGAATTCGGCTTTGCCGTGCAGGCATTTGCCTCGGCGCAGGCGTTTCTGGCATCGCCCTATCTGGACCTGACGCATTGCCTGATTCTCGACGTGGCCATGCCCGGCATGTCGGGCCCGGATCTGCAACGGGAGCTGCTGCGCCGTGACTATCGCATTCCGGTAATTTTCATCACCGCTCACGGCGACGCCAGCGAACAGGCAAAGCTGCTGAACAGTGGCGCGGTCGAGTGCCTGTTCAAACCGTTCAGCGAAGCCCAATTGCTCAAGGCCCTGAGCGCCGCCCTGCCCCTCGACTGA
- a CDS encoding PAS domain-containing sensor histidine kinase — protein MTNEQERVIEDASGRVDDAVMPAPGVEAIIDSIPAMVAFMTPSGELEQVNRQIMDYIGAPLHELKKWQASETVHPDDLPSVIAAWMHSVDTGAPYEIEHRIRRADGVYRWFHVRGLPIRDSEGAITRWCVLQVDIDERRRDKVLIANALAEVSASEERLRGIIDAVPGFVWSASPEGSVGFVNQRWCDYTGMSLEQACGHGWTASIHPDDAPGLAVYWQGILQSGNAGEYEARLKRFDGVYRWFLIRAVPQRDDTGKLVRWYGENTDIEDRKRAEVLLSKARSELTHLARVASLGAVTASIAHEVNQPLAGIITNASTCLRMLGADPPNVDGARETARRTIRDGNRAADVINRLRALFSKKSITIEDVNLNDAAREVIAMLLGELQRNGVVLHPQFAEALPLVRGDRVQLQQVILNLIMNAAEAMSAIHGRPRQLIVSTGLAPDESVYLAVKDSGNGVDPQDIERIFNAFYTTKSSGMGVGLSISRSIIERHDGKLWASANDGPGATFTFAIPNSTDLPQTANRDLTDRTVEND, from the coding sequence ATGACGAACGAGCAGGAGCGCGTCATCGAGGACGCTTCAGGCCGCGTGGACGACGCGGTCATGCCAGCGCCGGGAGTCGAAGCCATCATCGACAGCATCCCGGCCATGGTCGCCTTCATGACGCCTTCCGGTGAGCTGGAACAGGTCAACCGGCAAATCATGGACTACATCGGCGCCCCGCTCCACGAACTGAAAAAATGGCAGGCCAGCGAAACAGTACACCCGGACGACCTGCCCTCGGTCATCGCCGCGTGGATGCATTCGGTCGACACCGGCGCGCCCTATGAAATCGAGCATCGCATCCGTCGCGCCGACGGTGTCTATCGCTGGTTTCATGTGCGCGGCCTGCCGATCAGAGACAGCGAAGGCGCCATTACGCGCTGGTGCGTGCTGCAGGTCGATATCGATGAGCGCCGGCGGGACAAAGTGCTGATCGCCAATGCCCTTGCCGAAGTCAGTGCGTCGGAAGAACGTCTGCGCGGGATCATCGATGCCGTTCCCGGGTTTGTCTGGAGCGCTTCGCCTGAAGGCAGCGTCGGTTTCGTCAATCAACGCTGGTGCGATTACACCGGCATGTCCCTCGAACAGGCCTGCGGCCATGGCTGGACGGCGTCTATCCACCCGGACGACGCACCGGGCCTGGCGGTTTATTGGCAAGGGATTCTGCAATCGGGCAACGCCGGTGAGTACGAGGCCCGGCTGAAACGGTTCGACGGCGTTTACCGCTGGTTTCTGATCCGCGCCGTGCCCCAGCGCGATGACACGGGAAAGCTCGTGCGCTGGTACGGCGAGAACACCGACATCGAAGACCGCAAGCGGGCGGAGGTCCTCTTGAGCAAGGCGCGCTCGGAACTGACGCACCTGGCCAGAGTCGCCAGCCTCGGCGCGGTCACGGCGTCGATTGCCCACGAGGTCAATCAACCGCTGGCCGGCATCATCACCAACGCCAGTACCTGCCTGCGCATGCTCGGTGCGGATCCGCCGAATGTCGATGGCGCCAGGGAAACCGCGCGCCGCACCATTCGCGACGGTAACCGCGCGGCCGATGTGATCAATCGACTGCGGGCGCTGTTCTCGAAGAAAAGCATCACCATTGAAGACGTCAATCTGAATGACGCGGCACGGGAAGTCATCGCCATGCTGCTGGGCGAACTACAACGCAACGGCGTGGTGCTGCACCCGCAATTTGCCGAGGCCCTGCCGCTGGTCAGGGGTGACCGCGTCCAGCTTCAGCAGGTGATCCTCAACCTGATCATGAATGCCGCCGAGGCCATGAGTGCGATCCACGGACGGCCCCGGCAATTGATCGTCAGCACTGGTCTTGCGCCGGACGAGAGCGTTTACCTGGCGGTGAAGGACAGCGGCAACGGCGTCGATCCGCAGGACATCGAGCGCATCTTCAATGCTTTCTACACCACCAAAAGCTCGGGCATGGGCGTCGGCCTGTCCATCAGTCGCTCGATCATCGAGCGCCACGACGGCAAACTCTGGGCCAGCGCCAACGACGGCCCGGGCGCGACGTTTACCTTTGCCATCCCGAATTCGACGGACTTGCCGCAAACCGCTAACCGCGACCTCACCGATCGCACCGTGGAGAATGATTGA
- a CDS encoding ATP-binding protein has protein sequence MESFPDALHESLTTQFIFGPFCVVPGKRLLTRNGVAVEIGGRALDLLIALLEQPGRVLSKYDLIDKVWPDSVVAEGSLRFHMTGLRRILGDGEEQARYIATQVGVGYAFVAPLERKQTAVQPAPIVTRAIEGVCSLPPRARLIGRETDLQLVIDHMQQPRLFTIVGPGGVGKTSLAIEVAHRIAAQGYERVSFVDLAQVEDCALVPSALARSLDIPVQAEDPMFVLLAHLREQRLMLVIDNCEHLIDAVSTLLEQISDTAPDVGVLATSREPLRVRGEYVHWLNPLEFPREPQHLSVEELLAFPAIKLFVERASSSNAALLLEADGGQMIADICQRLEGMALPIELAAMRVASHGLKATHALLGERFSLGWSGLRTAVPRHQTLRAMLDWSYGLLSPQERLALERFSVFIGPFSQEAAAQVVAESQHESATAAAILDDLVCKGLVTVDHSDSTDSYRLLEMTRAYAREKLTARGETEVNALAFRHAAFYMDLLGHLGTSPEEIFRHSARLASQLGNVRGALEWSFGPQGDPGLALPLAAASAPLFLHFSLLVECRTWCSRAVELLELGYYGTPTEMELQAALGLVLMFTRGNSEAAEKALLRAQDIAVALNDYGSQLRLLGRLQIFYERIGDFPSSLAWAEQAAVVGNILNEPAAIAIASSLTGISHHLLGNQRLARQELESSLRNSLPSHPSNTIYYGFDHRNRTGLALARSLWLQGYPDQARRWAEQIEAEASALQHPVTYCIAMVWILCIYIWTGDLAKATASLERFSAIAETNALGPYIAACHGLRAAIAIRAEEPGEAVAMLEESLARLRGMRYELLTTSFEIALAEGLMLVGQHPKALTLVDGTIDHCRRSGDAFALPELLRIKAGILKVIQADDVQAMLAVLEDSIALSREQGARAWELRSSMDLARFWLEQGQPDQARTLLGACRERASEGFDSLDLRRLESFWQSLPVTPA, from the coding sequence GTGGAGTCTTTTCCGGACGCATTGCACGAATCCCTCACGACCCAATTCATTTTCGGTCCTTTCTGCGTCGTTCCAGGCAAACGGCTGCTGACCCGCAACGGGGTGGCGGTCGAGATCGGCGGGCGGGCGCTGGACCTGTTGATCGCCTTGCTTGAGCAACCGGGACGGGTGCTGTCCAAGTACGACCTGATCGACAAGGTGTGGCCCGACAGCGTGGTGGCCGAAGGCAGCCTGCGCTTTCATATGACTGGGCTGCGGCGGATTCTCGGCGATGGTGAGGAGCAGGCGCGTTACATCGCGACCCAGGTGGGCGTGGGTTATGCCTTTGTTGCGCCGCTGGAAAGAAAACAGACCGCTGTTCAACCGGCGCCCATCGTGACCCGAGCCATCGAGGGCGTGTGCAGTCTGCCGCCCCGGGCCAGACTGATCGGCCGCGAAACCGATCTGCAACTGGTCATTGACCACATGCAGCAACCGAGGTTGTTCACCATCGTCGGCCCCGGCGGCGTCGGCAAGACCAGCCTGGCCATCGAGGTGGCGCACCGCATCGCCGCCCAGGGCTATGAGCGCGTCAGCTTCGTCGATCTGGCGCAAGTGGAAGACTGCGCGCTGGTGCCGTCGGCACTGGCCCGATCACTGGACATCCCGGTGCAGGCGGAAGACCCGATGTTTGTCCTGCTCGCGCATTTGCGTGAACAGCGGTTGATGCTGGTGATCGACAACTGCGAACACCTGATCGACGCGGTATCGACCCTTCTGGAACAGATCAGCGATACCGCGCCGGATGTTGGTGTTCTGGCCACCAGTCGCGAACCGCTGCGGGTACGTGGCGAATACGTGCACTGGCTCAATCCGCTGGAATTTCCCCGTGAGCCGCAACACCTTTCCGTTGAGGAACTGCTGGCATTCCCGGCCATCAAGCTGTTTGTCGAACGTGCGTCTTCGAGCAATGCTGCGTTGCTGCTGGAAGCGGACGGAGGGCAAATGATTGCGGACATTTGCCAGCGGCTGGAGGGCATGGCGCTGCCGATCGAACTGGCGGCGATGCGGGTCGCCAGCCACGGATTGAAGGCCACCCACGCGCTGCTCGGCGAGCGTTTTTCGCTGGGCTGGTCGGGGCTCAGAACTGCCGTGCCGCGCCATCAGACACTGCGCGCCATGCTCGACTGGAGTTATGGCCTGCTGTCGCCGCAAGAGCGTCTGGCGCTGGAGCGGTTTTCGGTGTTCATCGGGCCGTTCTCCCAGGAAGCTGCCGCTCAGGTGGTTGCCGAATCGCAACACGAAAGCGCCACGGCGGCCGCGATCCTCGATGATCTGGTGTGCAAGGGACTGGTCACGGTCGATCACAGCGACTCGACGGATTCGTATCGCTTGCTGGAGATGACGCGCGCCTACGCCCGGGAGAAATTGACGGCGCGAGGCGAGACCGAAGTCAATGCGCTGGCGTTCCGGCACGCGGCGTTTTACATGGACCTGCTCGGGCATCTGGGGACTTCGCCCGAAGAAATTTTCCGTCATTCGGCGCGTCTGGCCAGCCAGTTGGGCAACGTTCGTGGTGCGCTGGAATGGAGCTTCGGCCCCCAGGGTGATCCGGGGCTGGCGTTGCCGCTGGCGGCCGCGAGTGCGCCGTTGTTCCTGCATTTTTCATTGCTGGTCGAGTGCCGCACCTGGTGTTCCCGGGCGGTGGAACTGCTGGAGCTGGGGTACTACGGCACGCCCACCGAAATGGAACTGCAAGCCGCGCTCGGTCTGGTGCTGATGTTCACCCGAGGCAACAGTGAAGCCGCCGAAAAAGCCTTGCTTCGGGCGCAGGATATTGCCGTCGCGCTGAACGACTACGGCTCACAATTGCGACTGCTGGGCCGCTTGCAGATCTTCTACGAGCGCATCGGTGATTTCCCTTCGTCGCTGGCCTGGGCAGAGCAGGCAGCGGTGGTCGGCAACATCCTCAACGAGCCCGCCGCCATCGCGATTGCTTCATCGCTGACCGGCATCTCCCATCATCTGCTCGGCAATCAGCGTCTGGCCCGCCAGGAACTGGAAAGCTCGCTGCGCAACAGCTTGCCGTCCCATCCCAGCAACACGATTTACTACGGCTTCGATCACCGCAATCGCACGGGGCTGGCGCTGGCGCGTTCACTCTGGCTGCAGGGCTATCCCGATCAGGCGCGGCGTTGGGCCGAGCAGATAGAGGCCGAAGCCTCGGCGCTGCAGCATCCGGTCACCTACTGCATCGCCATGGTCTGGATCTTGTGCATCTATATCTGGACCGGTGATCTGGCGAAGGCCACCGCGAGCCTCGAGCGGTTCAGCGCCATCGCCGAAACCAACGCTCTCGGCCCCTACATTGCCGCCTGCCACGGGTTGCGCGCGGCGATCGCCATCCGCGCCGAAGAGCCGGGGGAAGCAGTCGCCATGCTGGAAGAAAGTCTGGCGCGGTTGCGGGGCATGCGTTACGAACTGCTCACGACCTCATTCGAAATCGCACTGGCCGAAGGCCTGATGCTGGTGGGCCAACACCCCAAGGCACTGACCCTGGTCGACGGCACCATCGATCACTGCCGGCGAAGCGGTGATGCCTTTGCACTGCCAGAGTTGCTGCGAATCAAGGCCGGTATTCTCAAGGTCATCCAGGCCGATGATGTTCAGGCCATGCTGGCGGTTCTTGAGGATTCCATTGCGCTGAGCCGAGAGCAGGGCGCCCGGGCGTGGGAGTTGCGGTCATCGATGGATCTGGCCCGGTTCTGGCTTGAACAGGGTCAACCGGATCAGGCCCGGACGTTGCTCGGTGCTTGCCGCGAGCGGGCTTCGGAAGGCTTCGACAGCCTTGATCTGCGTCGGCTGGAAAGTTTCTGGCAGAGCCTGCCGGTCACGCCGGCGTAA
- a CDS encoding cytochrome P460 family protein, with translation MKLNHWAVLPAAIALAALAATGVALGEADDGDASPIYGVKLPKNYRQWALIAPAQEAAPLDELRAVLGNDRAIKAYQSKTLPFPDGTVLVKLAWKHVQSPEFEPASIPGAATTVQVMVKDSRKYASTGGWGFGRFINGKPADEAQHQTCFACHQARVQNHDFVFTRYAP, from the coding sequence ATGAAACTCAACCATTGGGCCGTGTTGCCGGCGGCCATTGCGCTCGCGGCACTGGCGGCCACCGGTGTCGCGTTGGGCGAGGCCGATGACGGCGATGCCTCGCCGATCTACGGCGTGAAACTGCCGAAAAACTATCGCCAGTGGGCGCTGATTGCCCCGGCCCAGGAAGCCGCGCCGCTGGATGAACTGCGTGCGGTGCTGGGCAATGACCGGGCGATCAAGGCTTACCAGAGCAAGACGCTGCCGTTTCCCGACGGAACGGTGCTGGTGAAGCTGGCGTGGAAGCACGTGCAGTCGCCGGAGTTCGAGCCGGCCTCGATTCCGGGGGCGGCCACCACCGTTCAGGTGATGGTCAAGGACTCGCGCAAATACGCTTCGACCGGTGGCTGGGGATTCGGCCGGTTCATCAACGGCAAACCCGCCGATGAAGCCCAGCACCAGACCTGCTTTGCCTGCCATCAGGCGCGGGTGCAGAACCACGATTTTGTCTTCACCCGATACGCCCCCTGA
- a CDS encoding response regulator transcription factor — translation MSDVTPVVFVVDDDISVRESLELMIRFAGWQPRLFESAQDFLDAPRALVPSCLVLDINLPDLSGLDLQTALADERHNMPIIFITGYGDIPRTVRALKAGAVEFLTKPFNDEVILTAMADALQSSRMALEGEKNLRSLLEAYKTLTPREQEIMASVVSGRLNKLIAADLNISEITVKAHRGKVMRKMKARSLADLVKMAALITPA, via the coding sequence ATGAGTGATGTCACGCCCGTCGTATTCGTTGTCGATGACGACATTTCCGTGCGCGAGTCGCTGGAGCTGATGATCCGCTTCGCCGGATGGCAGCCACGGCTGTTCGAGTCCGCGCAGGATTTTCTCGACGCGCCCCGGGCGCTGGTGCCCAGTTGTCTGGTGCTGGACATCAACCTGCCCGACCTGAGCGGCCTCGATCTGCAGACCGCCCTTGCCGATGAACGCCACAACATGCCGATCATTTTCATCACCGGCTACGGCGATATTCCGCGCACGGTACGGGCCTTGAAGGCCGGCGCGGTGGAGTTTCTGACCAAACCGTTCAACGACGAAGTGATCCTCACAGCGATGGCCGATGCGCTGCAAAGCAGTCGCATGGCGCTGGAGGGAGAAAAGAACCTGCGCTCACTGCTCGAGGCGTACAAGACCCTGACGCCGCGCGAGCAGGAGATCATGGCTTCGGTGGTCAGCGGGCGGCTGAACAAACTGATTGCCGCTGACCTCAACATCAGCGAAATCACCGTCAAGGCCCATCGCGGCAAGGTGATGCGCAAGATGAAGGCCCGTTCGCTGGCGGACCTGGTGAAAATGGCCGCCCTGATTACGCCGGCGTGA
- a CDS encoding quinone oxidoreductase family protein — protein sequence MKAVVIQAFGGPEVLTVQDIQLAEPGPGQVLVKVMAAGINFMDTGVRRGLGAAWELPLTPGAEGAGIVLAAGPQVTEFGVGDRVAWHYVPGSYAEQVIAPVSQLVPLPDEIDFATAASLMMQGLTASNLVDKVHAIQPGDVAFVHAAAGGVGLMLTQLIKLRGGKVIGRVSHADKVEAVLAAGADYVVIGRAHNIAGQVLRLTDGQRVNVVYDGTGAEGFADSLELLDYFGTLALYGPFMNPIPPIDIFSVPRSIKLTYPSVMHYVRNREVLLEKSRQLFAWVSTGKLKTFIGQRYSLDDAQQAHRDIESRNTTGKLIIVP from the coding sequence ATGAAAGCAGTGGTCATTCAGGCCTTTGGCGGGCCCGAAGTCTTGACGGTGCAAGACATTCAACTGGCAGAACCGGGGCCCGGACAAGTCTTGGTCAAGGTCATGGCGGCGGGTATCAATTTCATGGACACCGGTGTGCGGCGCGGGCTCGGCGCTGCCTGGGAGTTGCCGCTGACGCCGGGTGCGGAAGGTGCCGGCATCGTTCTGGCCGCCGGCCCGCAGGTGACGGAGTTCGGAGTCGGTGATCGCGTGGCCTGGCATTACGTGCCGGGCAGCTACGCCGAACAGGTGATCGCCCCGGTCAGCCAGTTGGTGCCGTTGCCCGATGAGATCGACTTCGCCACCGCCGCCAGCCTGATGATGCAGGGTCTGACCGCCAGCAATCTGGTGGACAAGGTCCATGCAATCCAGCCGGGCGATGTGGCCTTCGTGCATGCGGCGGCGGGAGGCGTGGGGTTGATGCTGACCCAGTTGATCAAACTGCGGGGCGGCAAGGTCATCGGCCGGGTGTCCCACGCCGACAAAGTGGAGGCGGTGCTCGCGGCCGGGGCGGACTATGTGGTGATCGGGCGGGCGCACAATATTGCCGGACAGGTCCTGCGCCTGACCGACGGCCAGCGGGTCAATGTGGTGTACGACGGCACGGGGGCGGAGGGCTTCGCCGACTCGCTGGAACTGCTGGATTATTTCGGCACCCTGGCCTTGTACGGGCCGTTCATGAACCCGATCCCGCCGATCGATATCTTCAGCGTCCCGCGCAGCATCAAACTGACGTATCCCTCGGTCATGCACTACGTGCGCAATCGCGAAGTGCTGCTGGAAAAGTCCCGGCAACTGTTCGCGTGGGTCAGCACGGGCAAACTGAAAACCTTTATCGGCCAGCGTTATTCACTGGACGACGCGCAACAGGCCCATCGTGATATCGAGTCGCGCAATACGACGGGCAAGCTGATCATCGTCCCTTAG